The following are encoded together in the Pseudoalteromonas shioyasakiensis genome:
- a CDS encoding mandelate racemase/muconate lactonizing enzyme family protein: protein MKVNRVEVFDIHCPDRPAWTPVFVRIHTDEGISGVGEAGLAYDLGHSAAAAMIKEMADAFLIGHDPFQTEKLWSRMLRESFWGLGGGPVVYAAMSAIDTALWDIKGKALGLPVYQLLGGKVNDKLRTYASQLQFDWDSEFKALVHPEEYAEAALKAMAEGYDAVKVDPIQYDKNGNTYYDRTNIISRAEMKLYRARMQAIREAVGDEVDIIFECHSLPGATSAIQIGEIAEEFDCMYYEEPVNYLNHSLHAKVADKVAVPIAGGERLYNRWGVRPYLEDQSIDVLQPDLGLCGGFTETKKVCDYADIFDVRIQAHVCGGPVATAASLHLETAIPNFLIHEHHTYAIKKWNRELCIQDPQPKNGFFQVSEEPGIGIELNDEVVMRSQRVEIK, encoded by the coding sequence ATGAAAGTTAATCGCGTCGAAGTGTTCGATATTCATTGTCCAGACAGACCTGCTTGGACACCTGTTTTTGTGCGTATTCACACCGATGAAGGTATTAGCGGTGTGGGTGAAGCGGGTCTAGCTTATGATTTAGGTCATAGCGCAGCTGCGGCAATGATCAAAGAAATGGCTGATGCCTTTTTAATTGGTCATGACCCATTTCAAACAGAAAAACTGTGGTCACGAATGCTACGCGAAAGCTTTTGGGGTTTAGGTGGTGGTCCTGTTGTATATGCAGCAATGAGCGCCATTGATACTGCGCTTTGGGATATTAAAGGTAAAGCATTAGGCTTGCCTGTTTACCAGCTATTAGGTGGTAAAGTTAACGACAAGCTACGTACTTATGCATCACAGTTACAGTTTGACTGGGACAGCGAATTTAAAGCGCTTGTTCACCCAGAAGAATACGCAGAAGCAGCGCTTAAGGCGATGGCTGAAGGGTATGATGCGGTAAAAGTTGATCCAATCCAGTACGATAAAAACGGCAATACTTATTACGATCGCACTAATATTATTTCTCGTGCAGAAATGAAATTATACCGTGCGCGTATGCAAGCTATACGTGAAGCGGTCGGTGACGAAGTTGATATTATTTTTGAATGTCACAGCTTACCAGGCGCGACATCAGCAATTCAAATTGGTGAAATAGCTGAAGAGTTCGATTGTATGTATTACGAAGAGCCAGTGAACTACTTAAATCACTCATTACATGCAAAAGTTGCCGACAAAGTAGCGGTACCAATTGCAGGTGGTGAGCGTTTGTATAACCGCTGGGGTGTGCGTCCATACCTAGAAGATCAAAGTATTGATGTGCTACAGCCAGACTTAGGCCTGTGTGGTGGTTTCACTGAAACTAAAAAAGTGTGTGATTATGCTGATATCTTTGATGTGCGTATTCAAGCTCACGTGTGTGGCGGCCCAGTAGCAACTGCAGCTTCGTTACACCTAGAAACCGCAATTCCTAACTTCTTAATTCACGAACATCACACCTATGCGATTAAGAAATGGAACCGTGAATTGTGTATTCAAGATCCACAACCTAAAAATGGTTTCTTCCAAGTATCAGAAGAGCCGGGTATCGGTATTGAATTAAATGATGAAGTTGTTATGCGCTCTCAACGTGTTGAGATTAAGTAA
- a CDS encoding class II aldolase/adducin family protein, which produces MFDLPKLDLKNKVSEQEWQLRVDLAACYRLVEHFRWGDLIYTHLSARLPGTDHYLVNAFGLSFDEVTASNLVKVDLAGNILDDTPFKINPAGFTIHSAIHEVRDDAHCVIHLHTKETIAVATQEKGLLPLSQYSMFSLPSLSYHGYEGLAVNSDEKKRLQDDLGTTNHMLLVNHGGLTVGPTVGDAFMRFYDLQRACEIQLAIQASGQTAIPVPQPIIDNIYNQANVVHSGSTGGQLAWPAMLRKAYRLDPSFAQ; this is translated from the coding sequence ATGTTTGACTTACCAAAACTCGATTTAAAAAATAAAGTATCTGAACAAGAATGGCAGCTTCGTGTTGATTTAGCTGCATGTTACCGTTTAGTTGAGCACTTTAGATGGGGGGATTTAATTTATACCCACCTATCGGCACGTTTACCGGGCACAGATCATTATTTAGTTAATGCATTTGGTCTTAGTTTTGATGAAGTGACGGCATCAAACCTTGTGAAGGTCGATTTAGCTGGCAATATTCTTGATGACACGCCATTTAAAATTAATCCGGCTGGTTTCACTATTCACAGCGCTATTCATGAAGTTCGTGATGACGCTCACTGTGTTATTCATTTACACACAAAAGAAACCATCGCCGTTGCAACGCAAGAAAAAGGCCTGTTACCACTTAGTCAATACTCAATGTTCTCATTGCCATCATTGTCTTATCATGGCTACGAAGGGCTAGCGGTAAACAGTGATGAGAAAAAGCGCTTGCAAGATGATTTAGGCACTACTAATCACATGCTATTGGTTAACCACGGTGGCTTAACTGTTGGCCCAACAGTGGGAGATGCCTTTATGCGATTTTATGATTTGCAGCGTGCCTGTGAAATTCAATTGGCTATTCAAGCCAGTGGTCAAACGGCAATCCCTGTACCACAACCTATTATCGATAATATTTATAATCAAGCGAATGTCGTGCATAGCGGCAGCACCGGTGGCCAGTTAGCTTGGCCAGCCATGTTGCGTAAAGCTTATCGTCTTGATCCTAGTTTTGCTCAGTAA
- a CDS encoding c-type cytochrome, translated as MSKITKILCGAGIAMAASLSFNTMAADGATLYTAKLCQTCHGAEGKAPIMPQYPKLNGQNKEYLLAQMKDIKSGARSNGMTAAMKAMVANVSEEEMAAIADYLSQVK; from the coding sequence ATGAGCAAGATCACGAAAATTTTATGTGGGGCTGGCATTGCAATGGCTGCAAGCCTATCTTTCAACACTATGGCTGCGGATGGTGCAACACTATACACAGCTAAGCTTTGCCAAACTTGTCACGGTGCAGAAGGTAAAGCGCCTATCATGCCTCAGTACCCTAAATTAAATGGTCAAAATAAAGAGTACTTACTAGCACAAATGAAAGACATTAAGTCAGGTGCGCGTAGTAATGGCATGACTGCTGCAATGAAAGCAATGGTTGCAAACGTATCTGAAGAAGAAATGGCTGCAATCGCTGATTACTTATCACAAGTAAAATAA
- a CDS encoding DUF2058 domain-containing protein — MGSLQDQLLKAGLTTAHKAKVAKSEKRKQQKKKKKGATSNPSDLQKHIEQTKLEQQKKADELNKARLEEQKQREQVARVKQILEHHNQDEIRGDRTFNFTYENKVKELEVNEKTQKALSGGRLAICVLEGQFFVLEDEPARKVAEVSEDYIVFHVEPEDKQKDEDDPYADFEVPDDLIW, encoded by the coding sequence ATGGGTTCATTACAAGATCAATTACTTAAGGCTGGTCTTACTACGGCACATAAAGCTAAAGTAGCCAAATCTGAAAAGCGCAAACAGCAAAAGAAGAAAAAGAAAGGCGCCACGAGTAATCCTAGCGATCTGCAAAAGCATATTGAGCAGACTAAGCTTGAGCAGCAGAAAAAAGCCGACGAGCTTAATAAAGCGCGTTTAGAAGAGCAAAAACAACGTGAGCAAGTAGCGCGCGTTAAGCAGATTTTAGAGCACCACAATCAAGACGAGATCCGTGGTGATCGCACATTTAATTTCACTTATGAGAATAAAGTGAAGGAACTCGAAGTAAACGAAAAAACACAGAAAGCCCTTTCTGGTGGCCGCTTAGCAATTTGTGTTTTAGAAGGCCAATTTTTTGTACTGGAAGACGAACCAGCACGAAAAGTCGCTGAAGTCAGCGAAGATTACATAGTGTTCCATGTTGAGCCTGAAGATAAGCAGAAGGATGAAGATGATCCATATGCTGATTTTGAAGTACCTGATGATTTAATTTGGTAG
- a CDS encoding MFS transporter, whose product MQLRHLLLCSVFIFFVLYAPQPLLGLFASHFSVSPATAGSLMTATMLPLAIAPLVYGLFLAKRNPLTILKIAMFVLAISCIAFTLAPSFELLLLVRFIQGITLPAALTAMTSYIGVTFQADQLQRNMTLYIGSTIVGGYFGRMLAALFTDFLSWQSFYYVIALGLVLFALAIPKSNKGASIHAAKSPLLYLKQLKDPLVLKLYGAVFCMFFCFAALLNYLPFILQDSFAITNTRDIGLVYSGYLLGALASIATPWLLRKSSTPWRLLTWVFVFYSLTMVLLMSQQLLLFVIAFTGFCGAMFVIHSSAAPLVNKISSAPASVTNGGYVSFYYSGGALGSLLPGLVYQQHGQVAFMTVLLLVCLVGLSLVYLAGRNTIRG is encoded by the coding sequence ATGCAGCTGCGACATTTGTTACTTTGCTCTGTGTTTATTTTCTTTGTTTTATACGCCCCACAACCCTTACTTGGATTATTTGCTAGTCATTTTTCTGTATCGCCAGCCACTGCTGGTAGCTTAATGACCGCGACTATGTTGCCACTAGCAATTGCTCCTTTAGTGTATGGTTTATTTTTAGCTAAGCGAAACCCACTAACAATTTTAAAGATTGCCATGTTTGTGTTAGCAATCAGCTGTATCGCTTTTACTTTAGCACCAAGCTTTGAACTGCTACTACTAGTTCGTTTTATACAAGGGATCACCCTCCCCGCGGCGCTCACCGCTATGACCAGTTATATTGGTGTGACTTTTCAGGCTGACCAATTACAACGTAATATGACGCTTTACATTGGCAGTACCATTGTTGGTGGCTACTTCGGACGTATGCTCGCCGCCTTGTTTACTGACTTTTTAAGCTGGCAAAGTTTTTATTATGTGATTGCGCTTGGGTTAGTACTGTTTGCACTCGCCATTCCTAAATCGAACAAAGGCGCAAGTATCCATGCTGCAAAGTCGCCGCTGTTGTATCTAAAACAATTAAAAGATCCGTTGGTATTAAAGCTCTACGGAGCCGTGTTTTGTATGTTCTTTTGTTTTGCGGCACTGTTAAATTATTTACCTTTCATTCTGCAAGACAGTTTTGCTATCACTAACACCCGAGACATTGGACTGGTTTACAGCGGTTATTTGCTTGGTGCACTAGCTTCTATAGCCACACCTTGGCTGTTACGAAAGTCATCAACACCTTGGCGTTTACTAACCTGGGTTTTTGTATTTTATAGCCTGACGATGGTGCTATTGATGAGCCAACAGTTATTACTTTTTGTTATTGCTTTTACTGGCTTTTGCGGTGCAATGTTTGTGATCCACTCAAGTGCTGCTCCTTTAGTAAATAAAATCAGCAGCGCACCTGCAAGTGTCACTAATGGCGGTTATGTATCGTTTTATTATAGCGGTGGCGCACTGGGCTCGTTATTGCCAGGGCTGGTATATCAGCAACACGGCCAAGTTGCCTTTATGACCGTGCTACTTTTAGTCTGCTTAGTAGGTTTAAGCTTAGTTTATTTGGCAGGTAGAAATACGATACGCGGTTGA
- a CDS encoding prolyl-tRNA synthetase associated domain-containing protein: protein MYADKSKLAATLAQLDINYDVIEHPPLHGSLDADKYMLDRPGTRLKNLFLRDNEGKRHFLVITAHDKQLDLKAIAQQQGLSRLGFASDERLARYLKVPPGCVSMLALLNDKQNNVTLWLDQEIWFNELFHCHPFENTATWLMKKNDLELFFESTGHQPRIVFLPAK from the coding sequence ATGTATGCAGATAAAAGCAAGTTAGCTGCTACGCTAGCTCAATTAGATATTAATTATGATGTGATTGAGCATCCACCATTACACGGCAGCTTAGATGCCGATAAGTATATGCTCGATAGACCGGGCACACGTTTAAAAAACCTGTTTTTACGAGATAACGAAGGCAAGCGCCACTTTTTAGTGATCACCGCTCATGATAAGCAGCTCGACTTAAAAGCCATTGCTCAGCAGCAGGGGTTATCGCGCTTAGGGTTTGCATCTGATGAGCGATTAGCGCGTTATCTTAAAGTGCCACCGGGGTGTGTTTCTATGTTGGCACTGTTAAACGATAAGCAAAATAATGTCACTCTTTGGCTAGACCAAGAAATTTGGTTTAACGAGCTTTTTCATTGTCATCCTTTTGAAAATACCGCCACTTGGCTAATGAAAAAAAATGACTTAGAGCTGTTTTTTGAAAGTACCGGACATCAACCGCGTATCGTATTTCTACCTGCCAAATAA
- a CDS encoding glutamate-5-semialdehyde dehydrogenase — protein MSLITDISSQAAKAATQLALLDTATKNQVLTEMAEALRESKAFIIKENESDLAAARDNNLAASMIDRLTLNDERIEAMAEGIEVIVSLDDPVGQLREISERPNGIKISKMRVPLGVVCMIYEARPNVTADAGALCFKSGNGVILRGGKEALRSSQAIASVMHKVLEKHGLPAALISVIPDPDRGLLMELMQQRDTIDLIIPRGGEGLINFVTENSTIPVIQHFKGVCHLYVDKDADLNVAINLLLNGKTQRTGVCNALEGLVVHQDIADEFLNLCAVVLRQEGVKVNADAKAAEYFDNATVLADDEFGEEYLDLEIAIKVVPDFAGAIDHIAKFGSNHTEVICTKDQAAAELFQRSVDASVVMVNASSRFSDGSQLGLGAEIGIATTKLHAYGPMGLESLTTEKYLVNGEGQIRE, from the coding sequence ATGAGTTTAATTACGGATATTTCGAGTCAAGCTGCAAAAGCTGCAACCCAGTTAGCTTTACTTGATACTGCTACAAAGAATCAAGTTTTAACTGAGATGGCAGAGGCGTTACGCGAAAGCAAGGCTTTTATTATCAAAGAGAACGAAAGCGATTTAGCGGCAGCACGTGATAACAACCTTGCAGCATCAATGATTGACCGTTTAACGCTTAACGATGAGCGTATTGAAGCAATGGCTGAAGGCATCGAAGTAATTGTTAGCCTTGATGATCCTGTTGGTCAACTACGTGAAATTTCAGAGCGTCCAAACGGTATTAAGATCAGCAAGATGCGCGTACCACTTGGTGTTGTGTGTATGATTTATGAAGCACGTCCAAATGTGACGGCTGATGCCGGTGCCCTATGCTTTAAATCGGGTAATGGTGTTATTTTACGTGGTGGTAAAGAAGCACTACGTAGCTCGCAAGCAATCGCAAGTGTAATGCATAAAGTACTTGAAAAGCATGGTTTACCAGCTGCGTTGATTTCAGTTATCCCAGATCCAGACCGTGGTCTACTCATGGAGCTGATGCAACAGCGTGACACTATTGATTTAATCATTCCGCGTGGTGGTGAAGGTTTAATTAATTTTGTAACAGAAAACAGCACCATTCCAGTGATTCAGCACTTTAAAGGTGTATGTCACCTTTATGTTGATAAAGACGCTGATTTGAATGTCGCAATCAATTTACTATTAAATGGTAAAACTCAGCGTACTGGTGTGTGTAATGCCCTAGAAGGTTTAGTAGTACACCAAGATATCGCTGATGAGTTTTTAAACCTGTGTGCAGTTGTTCTTCGTCAAGAAGGCGTAAAAGTAAATGCAGATGCGAAAGCTGCCGAGTACTTTGATAATGCAACAGTACTTGCTGACGACGAGTTTGGTGAAGAATACTTAGATTTAGAAATCGCAATTAAAGTTGTACCTGACTTTGCTGGTGCCATTGACCATATTGCTAAGTTTGGTTCAAACCACACTGAAGTGATTTGTACTAAAGACCAAGCTGCAGCTGAGCTATTCCAACGCAGTGTGGATGCATCTGTGGTGATGGTTAATGCGTCATCGCGTTTTTCTGATGGCTCACAGTTAGGTTTAGGTGCTGAGATTGGTATTGCGACAACTAAGCTACATGCTTATGGTCCAATGGGTCTAGAGTCACTTACAACTGAAAAATACTTAGTGAATGGCGAAGGTCAAATTCGTGAATAA
- the proB gene encoding glutamate 5-kinase: MQKLNWRRIVLKVGSALIAPEQDGCRSRYLLTIAQFIVRCRAQGIEVILVSSGSVAAGSHLFPEQEKRSVTMKKAMAAAGQTEMMAMWDRFFDFPSAQILLTHGDLRDRERYTSIRETVFTLLEHGVLPIINENDTVTTDDLKVGDNDNLSAMVAAAADADALMIFSDVDGLYDKNPNLHEDAVLLPEIDSIDESIYAMAGCATSAVGTGGMKTKIEAAEKATSHGITTFILNGFKEETFNRLLAGDNPGTIFTPYEKPMQEAVHWMTHTANEQGEVVVEGSFDESLTDEDGCIRSDEIVAVHGEFGVGDTILVRSDDGTRLAKATANYSSCLLNFIADNEQSEFSEKMQDSIGPVVSEKDIALLEKS; this comes from the coding sequence ATGCAAAAGTTAAATTGGCGACGTATAGTACTAAAAGTAGGTAGCGCATTAATCGCACCCGAACAAGACGGGTGTCGCTCACGTTATTTACTGACCATTGCACAGTTCATCGTTCGCTGTCGAGCGCAAGGTATCGAAGTTATTTTAGTATCATCGGGTTCGGTAGCTGCTGGTTCGCATTTATTCCCTGAACAAGAAAAGCGTTCAGTGACGATGAAAAAAGCAATGGCTGCTGCCGGTCAGACAGAAATGATGGCGATGTGGGATCGCTTCTTCGATTTCCCATCTGCACAGATTTTATTAACTCATGGTGACTTACGTGACCGTGAGCGTTATACAAGTATCCGTGAAACAGTTTTCACCTTACTTGAGCATGGTGTATTACCTATCATCAATGAGAATGACACGGTAACTACCGACGATTTAAAAGTTGGCGACAATGATAACTTGTCGGCAATGGTAGCCGCAGCGGCGGACGCAGATGCATTGATGATTTTTTCGGATGTTGATGGCCTTTATGACAAAAACCCGAATTTACATGAAGATGCAGTTCTATTACCTGAAATTGATAGCATCGATGAATCAATTTACGCCATGGCGGGTTGTGCAACCAGTGCCGTTGGTACAGGTGGTATGAAAACGAAAATCGAAGCGGCTGAAAAAGCCACTTCACATGGTATTACAACCTTTATTTTAAATGGTTTTAAAGAAGAGACATTTAACCGACTGCTAGCGGGTGACAACCCAGGTACTATCTTCACACCATATGAAAAACCAATGCAAGAAGCAGTGCATTGGATGACTCACACAGCTAATGAGCAAGGTGAGGTTGTCGTTGAAGGTTCATTCGATGAATCATTAACAGATGAAGACGGTTGTATTCGCAGCGATGAAATCGTTGCAGTACACGGAGAATTTGGCGTAGGCGATACCATTTTAGTTCGTAGTGATGATGGTACGCGTCTAGCAAAAGCCACAGCGAATTACAGTAGCTGTTTATTGAATTTTATTGCTGACAACGAGCAAAGTGAATTTAGCGAAAAAATGCAAGATTCAATCGGCCCAGTTGTTTCAGAGAAAGATATCGCATTATTGGAGAAGTCATGA
- a CDS encoding cation:proton antiporter: MSAIFIAGIALCSVLAQWVAWAFRVPAILFLLLTGLILGPFSGVLEPDALLGDLLFPVVSLSVAVILFEGSLTLHFRELKGIGKVVRNLCSIGMITTCLVVSLSAYWILELNWRVAAVLGAVLVVTGPTVIAPLLNSMRPNQDIDRILRWEGIVIDPIGALFAVLVFEAVMLVGQGEVFSHTIIALFKTLGVGLTIGVVAGWLTTLLIRREWLPFELHKFGILALVLISFTVSNHLSHESGLLAVTVFGIWLANQDELEIDSVLEFKEDLSMILISSLFILLAARLQLSDLMMLHSDVFIFLAIVLFVARPACIAISTFKTDLPIKSRLVLAWIAPRGIVAAAVGSVFALSMVEAGIADAEKMVPLIFTVIIVTVVLQSLTATPLAKLLKVRQPAPNTILIIGANHVARAIARGLKDQNIPVHLSDPAWENCKMARMDGLPCYYGNPQSEHAERYLPLTTIRSVLALSPNRHHNALGVQYFSHFLDEKDVFSLRSSTNHAKANKDSATFLSRQILFGDNGAYARLSSLIAKGGKVSATRISEEFSWEQYKDVNSEAIPLFILNGEKSDDDDSPIKIRPFTTNMEKTPQVGERIVALQPPKLSVLKDPNNGKPKENKEEK; this comes from the coding sequence ATGTCAGCAATTTTTATAGCAGGGATCGCCTTGTGCTCAGTATTAGCACAATGGGTAGCTTGGGCGTTTCGTGTACCGGCTATTTTATTTTTACTACTAACAGGTTTAATTCTCGGGCCTTTTAGTGGCGTGTTAGAACCAGATGCACTGTTGGGAGATTTATTATTCCCCGTGGTTTCTTTAAGTGTGGCAGTGATTTTATTCGAAGGTTCACTCACCCTGCACTTTCGAGAACTCAAAGGGATTGGCAAGGTAGTTCGTAACCTTTGCTCAATTGGAATGATCACAACATGCTTAGTGGTAAGTCTAAGTGCCTATTGGATTTTAGAACTTAATTGGCGTGTTGCCGCTGTACTTGGTGCTGTACTTGTTGTAACAGGCCCTACGGTTATTGCACCGCTATTAAACTCTATGAGACCAAACCAAGACATAGACCGCATTTTACGCTGGGAAGGCATCGTAATAGACCCTATTGGTGCCTTATTTGCTGTATTGGTATTTGAAGCTGTCATGCTTGTAGGTCAGGGGGAAGTATTTAGCCACACCATTATTGCGTTATTTAAAACCCTCGGTGTAGGTTTAACCATTGGTGTGGTTGCCGGTTGGCTTACAACGCTGCTAATACGCCGAGAATGGCTGCCGTTTGAGTTACACAAGTTTGGTATCCTTGCCTTAGTACTCATTAGTTTTACGGTTTCAAACCACCTGAGCCATGAATCTGGCCTACTCGCTGTTACCGTGTTTGGTATTTGGCTTGCCAACCAAGACGAGCTTGAAATTGACTCTGTACTTGAGTTTAAAGAAGACCTTTCGATGATCTTGATTTCATCGTTATTCATCTTACTTGCAGCCCGCCTACAGTTATCAGATTTAATGATGTTACATAGCGATGTGTTTATTTTCTTAGCCATTGTGCTTTTTGTGGCTCGTCCAGCGTGTATTGCAATATCGACCTTTAAAACCGACTTACCTATCAAGTCTCGTTTAGTACTGGCTTGGATTGCGCCACGGGGCATTGTTGCAGCTGCGGTTGGTTCAGTATTCGCGCTAAGTATGGTTGAAGCTGGCATTGCCGATGCTGAAAAAATGGTACCACTCATATTCACGGTGATCATTGTTACTGTGGTACTACAAAGCTTAACGGCAACGCCATTGGCAAAGTTATTAAAAGTGCGCCAACCTGCACCAAATACAATTTTGATTATTGGTGCCAACCATGTAGCAAGAGCCATCGCACGCGGCTTAAAAGATCAAAACATTCCGGTGCACTTGTCTGATCCTGCATGGGAAAACTGTAAAATGGCACGTATGGATGGCTTACCTTGTTACTATGGTAATCCACAATCTGAACATGCTGAGCGTTATTTACCGTTAACGACGATTCGTAGTGTACTTGCGCTTTCGCCTAACCGTCATCACAACGCATTAGGCGTTCAGTACTTCTCGCATTTCCTCGACGAAAAAGATGTGTTTTCACTGCGTTCATCAACAAACCACGCTAAAGCAAACAAAGACAGTGCGACCTTCTTATCGCGACAAATTCTGTTCGGCGACAATGGTGCATACGCGCGCTTAAGTAGCTTAATTGCCAAAGGCGGCAAGGTCAGTGCAACACGTATTTCTGAAGAGTTTAGCTGGGAGCAATACAAAGATGTTAATAGTGAAGCTATCCCGCTGTTTATTTTAAATGGTGAGAAAAGTGATGATGACGATTCACCTATTAAAATTCGCCCGTTCACTACAAATATGGAAAAAACTCCACAAGTAGGTGAACGTATTGTGGCGCTACAACCGCCTAAATTGTCGGTATTAAAAGACCCCAACAACGGTAAACCTAAAGAAAATAAAGAAGAGAAATAA
- a CDS encoding tetratricopeptide repeat protein: MRVLLPLTLLFSSLSMAEEPITAVPLYTESELIGLINKNAHLARVKADDCQLVQDIEARANKMALPSYQFLYGDMLAYAVCVDRNVELGVYYMRQAAQQGLGAALEQLGRYYDVGQLVQQDKAMAVTYLREASAQGNLKAQMRLVNLFNQGYGSPRDYEDAYRWLFHSMVADKATHKKVENLLAKLAEKMPDSVVARARLPM; encoded by the coding sequence ATGCGTGTTTTATTGCCTTTAACATTACTCTTCTCAAGCCTAAGCATGGCTGAAGAGCCTATAACAGCTGTGCCTCTGTACACAGAGAGCGAGTTAATTGGCTTGATCAATAAAAATGCACATCTAGCACGTGTAAAGGCAGATGATTGCCAGTTAGTGCAAGATATCGAAGCGCGAGCCAATAAAATGGCACTGCCATCGTATCAGTTCTTGTATGGCGATATGCTAGCTTATGCAGTGTGTGTAGACCGCAATGTAGAGTTAGGGGTTTATTACATGCGTCAGGCTGCTCAGCAAGGGCTAGGCGCGGCATTAGAGCAACTTGGTCGCTATTACGATGTAGGGCAGTTAGTACAGCAAGATAAAGCGATGGCGGTGACCTATTTACGAGAAGCATCAGCCCAAGGCAACTTAAAGGCACAAATGCGACTGGTTAATCTATTTAATCAAGGTTATGGGAGCCCGCGTGATTATGAAGACGCCTACCGTTGGTTATTTCATTCAATGGTTGCCGATAAAGCGACTCACAAGAAAGTCGAAAATTTACTCGCTAAGCTTGCCGAAAAAATGCCAGACAGCGTCGTTGCACGCGCACGTTTACCTATGTAG
- a CDS encoding adenylosuccinate synthase, with translation MGKNVVVLGTQWGDEGKGKVVDLLTDKASLVVRYQGGHNAGHTLVINGEKTVLHLIPSGVLRDNVKCVIGNGVVLSPEALMKEIGMLEERGVPVRERLLISEACPLILPFHIALDLAREKARGDKPIGTTGRGIGPAYEDKVARRGLRVGDLFNPEQFASKLKEVLEYHNFTLEHYYKAEPVDFQKTFDDAMAIADILKAMVVDVTELLDQTRLAGDNILFEGAQGTLLDIDHGTYPYVTSSNTTAGGVATGAGFGPLHLDYVLGIIKAYTTRVGSGPFPTELYDGLDKQDPVGKHLGDKGHEFGATTGRLRRTGWLDAVAMRRAVQINSISGFCLTKLDVLDGLETLKICTGYQLEDGTVTNVTPLAAEGYEKVTPVYEEMPGWSENTVGATSVDQLPQAALDYIKRIEEITGVPVDIISTGPDRVETMVLRSPFA, from the coding sequence ATGGGTAAAAACGTTGTTGTATTAGGCACCCAATGGGGTGACGAAGGTAAGGGTAAGGTAGTTGACCTCCTTACAGACAAAGCATCTTTAGTAGTTCGTTATCAAGGTGGTCATAACGCAGGCCATACTCTGGTAATCAACGGTGAAAAGACGGTTTTACACCTTATTCCATCGGGTGTATTACGTGACAATGTTAAGTGTGTGATCGGTAATGGTGTTGTTTTATCACCAGAAGCATTAATGAAAGAAATCGGCATGCTAGAAGAGCGTGGCGTACCAGTACGTGAGCGCTTATTAATCAGCGAAGCATGTCCATTAATTTTACCTTTCCACATTGCATTAGATTTAGCCCGTGAAAAAGCACGTGGCGATAAGCCAATTGGTACTACAGGTCGTGGTATCGGTCCAGCTTATGAAGATAAAGTAGCACGTCGTGGTTTACGTGTAGGTGACTTATTCAACCCTGAACAGTTTGCTAGCAAGCTTAAAGAAGTATTGGAATACCATAACTTCACATTAGAGCATTACTACAAAGCTGAACCAGTTGACTTCCAAAAGACATTTGACGATGCAATGGCTATCGCGGATATCTTAAAAGCAATGGTTGTTGATGTTACTGAGCTTCTTGATCAAACGCGTTTAGCGGGCGACAACATCTTATTTGAAGGTGCGCAAGGTACATTACTTGATATCGACCACGGTACTTACCCGTACGTAACATCATCAAACACAACAGCTGGTGGTGTAGCAACAGGTGCTGGTTTTGGTCCATTACACCTTGATTACGTGCTAGGTATTATTAAAGCTTACACTACACGTGTAGGTTCTGGTCCATTCCCTACAGAGCTTTACGACGGTCTTGATAAGCAAGATCCAGTTGGTAAGCACTTAGGTGACAAAGGTCATGAGTTCGGTGCAACGACAGGTCGTTTACGCCGTACAGGTTGGTTAGACGCAGTGGCAATGCGCCGCGCAGTGCAAATCAACAGCATCTCAGGTTTCTGTTTAACTAAGCTAGACGTTTTAGACGGTTTAGAAACATTAAAAATCTGTACTGGTTACCAGTTAGAAGATGGCACAGTAACGAACGTTACACCATTAGCAGCTGAAGGTTACGAAAAAGTAACACCAGTATACGAAGAGATGCCAGGCTGGTCAGAAAACACAGTAGGTGCTACGTCAGTTGATCAATTACCGCAAGCGGCACTTGATTACATCAAACGTATTGAAGAAATCACTGGTGTTCCAGTTGATATCATCTCTACTGGCCCAGACCGTGTAGAAACTATGGTATTACGCAGCCCGTTTGCATAA